Proteins encoded by one window of Cheilinus undulatus linkage group 13, ASM1832078v1, whole genome shotgun sequence:
- the rps8a gene encoding 40S ribosomal protein S8: MGISRDNWHKRRKTGGKRKPYHKKRKYELGRPPANTKIGPRRIHTVRVRGGNKKYRALRLDVGNFSWGSECCTRKTRIIDVVYNASNNELVRTKTLVKNCIVLVDSLPYRQWYEAHYATPLGRKKGAKLTPEEEEVLNKKRSKKTQKKYDERKKTAKISTLLEEQFQQGKLLACIASRPGQCGRADGYVLEGKELEFYLRKIKAKKGK; this comes from the exons ATGG GTATCTCAAGGGACAACTGGCATAAACGCCGCAAGACCGGCGGTAAACGCAAGCCCTACCACAAGAAGAGGAAGTATGAGCTCGGACGTCCTCCTGCAAACACAAag ATTGGACCTCGTCGCATCCACACAGTGAGAGTCCGTGGTGGGAACAAGAAGTATCGTGCTCTGAGGTTGGATGTTGGCAACTTCTCATGGGGCTCTGAGT GCTGCACACGCAAGACCAGGATCATCGATGTGGTCTACAATGCCTCCAACAACGAGCTGGTCAGAACCAAGACCCTGGTGAAGAACTGCATCGTTCTTGTTGACAGCCTTCCCTACAGGCAGTGGTATGAGGCTCACTACGCAACTCCTCTGGGACGCAAGAAGGGAGCCAAGCTG ACTCCTGAGGAGGAAGAAGTCCTGAATAAGAAGAGGTCAAAGAAGACCCAGAAGAAGTACGATGAGCGTAAAAAGACTGCAAAGATCAGCACCCTCTTAGAGGAGCAGTTCCAGCAGGGAAAATTGCTTG CTTGCATCGCCTCCAGACCCGGCCAGTGCGGCAGGGCGGACGGCTACGTCCTGGAGGGGAAGGAGCTCGAGTTCTACCTGAGGAAGATCAAGGCCAAGAAAGGCAAATAG
- the hectd3 gene encoding E3 ubiquitin-protein ligase HECTD3, which translates to MSLGDNPHLLLGRIRFLNRCIECFRRSEPLPDCLCYVPKEVCFKICKDSSSSSSTSTGASAGGSTVGKTLVSVFESPHQTPHIKKLCKYNIEPKKGTCIRTTGEEYCNSQGLWVKINKDQLEEHRPGLDLEEGWILVCKHTEGGDRLVPVESPETVSRQQQLFGYDHKPCNRWEQVVNVENALYIGSKPKVAECDDAAVQKLRYVPPTWTYECDEDLVHYFYDHIGKEDENLGSVKQCVTSIDVSSCSEDPNGGVSCLTDGDTETYWESDGMQGQHWIRLHMKRGTVVNKLILTVDSTDDNYMPKRVTVFGGEGDNLKKLSDVTIDDNLIGEVCVLEDMTSHLPVIEVRIEECRDEGIDVRIRGLKIKSSCERDLGLNADVFQSTNLVRYPRLQGNTPDVLYRRALVIQRFISLLDCVLPHLVPAWDYSLGTFNQIKTIKQFLLLSKRRSALITQCLKDSETSKPNFMPRLYINRRLAMEHRDNPSLDPSCKNAVFNQVYEGLKPSDKFEKTLDYRWPARYDQWWECKFIAEGIIDQGGGFRDSLADMSEELCPSSAECPMPLPFFCRTSNQGSLEARDYYVPNPSCKEFHKYEWIGQLMGAALRGKDFLVLALPGLVWKQLTGEAVSWSKDFPAVDSVLVNLLEAMENMDQETFEFRFGEELVYTTLLSDGQMVELIPGGSNVAVRYEDRSEFVRLVQKARMEESKQQIAAMQAGLLKVVPQAVLDLLTWQEVEKKVCGDPEITVEALKRLTRYEDLEQSDVRVQYLWEALTNFTNEDRSRFLRFVTGRSRLPAPIYVFPDKQGSETTDALPQSSTCSSTLYLPNYPSAKVCEEKLRYAAYNCVAIDTDMSPWEE; encoded by the exons ATGTCTCTGGGCGACAACCCTCACCTGCTGCTCGGGAGGATCCGCTTCCTGAACAGGTGTATCGAGTGTTTCCGAAGGAGTGAGCCCTTGCCGGACTGTCTCTGTTATGTCCCAAAAGAGGTATGCTTCAAAATCTGCAAGGATTCATCGTCCTCGTCGTCTACGTCCACTGGGGCATCCGCAGGAGGCTCCACTGTCGGAAAAACGCTCGTCTCTGTGTTTGAAAGCCCACACCAGACTCCACATATCAAGAAATTATGCAAGTACAACATTGAACCAAAGAAAGGGACTTGTATCCGGACAACAGGGGAAGAGTACTGTAACAGTCAGGGCCTGTGGGTCAAAATCAATAAG GATCAGCTGGAGGAGCACCGTCCAGGTCTAGATTTGGAGGAGGGCTGGATCCTGGTGTGCAAACACACAGAAGGAGGTGACAGGTTGGTGCCAGTGGAGTCTCCAGAGACGGTCAGCAGACAACAGCAGCTCTTCGGCTACGACCACAAACCCTGCAACAGGTGGGAGCAGGTGGTGAACGTGGAGAACGCGCTCTACATCGGCTCTAAACCCAAAGTGGCCGAGTGCGATGATGCCGCCGTCCAGAAGCTGAG GTATGTTCCTCCCACCTGGACATATGAATGTGATGAGGACCTGGTACACTACTTCTACGATCACATAGGGAAAGAGGATGAAAACCTGGGGAGTGTGAAGCAATGTGTGACCAGCATCGATGTTTCCTCATGTTCG GAGGATCCAAATGGAGGGGTGAGCTGCCTGACTGATGGTGACACTGAAACCTACTGGGAGAGTGACGGCATGCAGGGGCAGCACTGGATCCGTCTGCATATGAAGAGAGGCACTGTGGTCAA TAAACTGATATTGACAGTGGACTCTACAGACGACAACTACATGCCAAAGCGGGTCACTGTGTttggaggagagggagacaaCCTGAAGAAGCTCAGCGATGTCACCATTGATGA CAACCTGATTGGAGAGGTTTGTGTGCTGGAGGATATGACATCTCATCTGCCTGTGATCGAAGTTCGGATTGAAGAATGTAGAG ATGAAGGAATAGATGTCCGGATCAGGGGATTGAAGATTAAGTCATCCTGTGAAAGAGACCTGGGTCTGAATGCTGATGTTTTCCAGTCCACAAACCTGGTGCGGTATCCTCGCCTGCAGGGCAACACGCCAGACGTCCTGTATCGCAGAGCACTGGTCATTCAGAG GTTCATCAGTCTCCTGGACTGTGTGCTTCCACACCTGGTTCCTGCCTGGGATTACAGTCTGGGTACCTTCAACCAGATCAAA ACCATTAAGCAGTTCCTGCTGCTGTCCAAACGCCGCTCAGCCCTCATCACACAGTGCCTGAAGGACTCTGAGACCAGTAAGCCAAACTTCATGCCCCGACTCTACATCAACCGACGTCTGGCCATGGAGCACAGAGACAACCCGTCTCTGGACCCCAGCTGCAAGAATGCCGTCTTCAATCAG GTGTATGAAGGTCTGAAGCCATCTGATAAATTTGAGAAGACTTTGGATTACAG GTGGCCGGCTCGCTATGACCAGTGGTGGGAATGTAAGTTCATTGCAGAGGGAATCATCGACCAGGGCGGTGGATTTCGGGACAGCCTGGCAGATATGTCTGAAGAGCTCTGCCCCAGCTCAGCCGAGTGTCCCATGCCTCTGCCGTTCTTCTGCCGCACGTCCAACCAG GGCTCCTTAGAGGCCAGAGATTACTACGTCCCCAACCCGTCCTGCAAAGAGTTTCACAAGTACGAGTGGATCGGTCAGCTCATGGGAGCTGCTCTCAGAGGAAAAGACTTCTTG GTTTTGGCTCTGCCTGGGCTGGTGTGGAAGCAGCTGACAGGAGAGGCTGTCAGCTGGAGTAAAGATTTCCCAGCTGTAGATTCTGTGCTG GTAAACTTGCTGGAGGCCATGGAGAACATGGACCAGGAGACTTTTGAGTTCAGATTTGGCGAAGAGCTCGTCTACACCACCCTGCTGAGCGATGGCCAGATGGTGGAGCTCATCCCCGGTGGCAGTAACGTGGCTGTCCGCTACGAGGACCGCAGCGAGTTTGTCCGCCTGGTGCAGAAGGCTCGGATGGAGGAGAGCAAGCAGCAG ATTGCAGCCATGCAGGCGGGGCTGCTGAAGGTGGTTCCTCAGGCTGTGCTGGATCTGCTGACCTGGCAGGAGGTGGAGAAGAAAGTGTGTGGAGATCCAGAGATCACAGTGGAAGCCTTGAAACGACTCA CTCGCTATGAAGACCTGGAACAAAGTGATGTAAGAGTGCAATACCTATGGGAGGCACTGACAAACTTCACCAATG AGGATCGCAGCAGGTTTCTGAGGTTTGTAACTGGTAGAAGTCGTCTTCCTGCACCAATCTATGTCTTCCCTGACAAACAGGG CTCTGAAACGACAGATGCACTTCCACAGTCCTCCACATGCTCCAGCACTCTTTATTTACCCAACTACCCAAG TGCAAAGGTTTGTGAAGAGAAGCTGCGTTATGCTGCTTACAACTGCGTGGCCATCGACACAGACATGAGCCCGTGGGAGGAGTGA
- the best4 gene encoding bestrophin-2 encodes MTVSYSLEVANARFGGFSKLLFRWKGSIYRLLYKELLVFCGVYLFISLFYRFLLSPRQQDLFERVALYCDQFTNANFIPVLFVLGFYVTLAFNRWWGQYTSFPLPDNLMMVVSGNVHGADEEGRLLRRTLMRYANLSSVLILRSISTRVHKRFPTLEHIVEAGFMTTHELKKFESLHSDFNKYWMPLTWFSNLAARAREKGRVRDDIALRLLMDELNNYRAKCSLLFHYDWISIPLVYTQVVTIAVYSYFAFCVIGRQFLNPEKGYKGHNLDLYVPVFTLLQFFFYTGWLKVGELIINPFGEDDDDFETNQLIDRNIQVSMLAVDDMYQNLAPIVKDKHWTQRHFSIPYTLSTAAETLRPAFKGSTYDMRMSAEDLEIHHPSDTPGNKTLLLLNGSLGDGLNGLLQKGRGILRGGSLPSLIDVSSHQNEDDDDDDAPESNTDACKDKEQEKPLIKVIVEQTL; translated from the exons ATGACGGTTTCTTACAGCCTTGAAGTGGCCAATGCCAGATTTGGAGGCTTCTCTAAACTTCTGTTCAGGTGGAAAGGAAGCATCTACAGACTGCTGTATAAAGAGCTGCTGGTCTTCTGTGGAGTTTACCTGTTTATCAGCCTGTTTTACAG GTTCCTCCTCTCACCGCGGCAGCAGGATCTGTTTGAGCGAGTCGCTCTTTACTGTGATCAGTTCACCAATGCCAACTTCATCCCAGTTCTCTTTGTACTGG GTTTCTATGTGACCCTGGCCTTTAACCGTTGGTGGGGTCAGTACACCAGCTTCCCGCTGCCTGATAACCTGATGATGGTGGTTTCTGGAAACGTCCACGGAGCAGATGAGGAAGGCCGCCTGCTGAGGAGAACCCTGATGAGATACGCCAACTTATCTTCAGTCCTTATTCTGCGTTCCATCAGCACGAGGGTTCATAAGCGTTTCCCAACTTTGGAGCACATTGTTGAGGCAG GTTTTATGACGACACATGAGTTGAAAAAGTTTGAGTCTCTTCACTCAGACTTCAACAAATACTGGATGCCCCTGACCTGGTTCTCCAACCTGGCAGCCAGAGCAAGAGAGAAGGGCCGAGTGAGGGACGACATCGCTCTGAGGCTGCTGATGGAC GAGCTGAACAATTACAGAGCCAAGTGCAGCCTTCTGTTCCACTATGACTGGATTAGCATCCCTCTGGTCTACACTCAG GTAGTTACAATAGCAGTTTACTCTTATTTCGCCTTTTGTGTCATTGGTCGTCAATTTCTGAACCCTGAGAAAGGATACAAGGGTCACAATCTGGACCTGTACGTGCCTGTTTTCACCTTGCTGCAGTTCTTTTTCTACACTGGCTGGCTCAAA GTAGGAGAGCTGATCATCAATCCATTTggtgaggatgatgatgacTTTGAAACCAACCAGCTGATTGACCGGAACATTCAG GTGTCCATGCTGGCTGTAGATGATATGTACCAGAATTTGGCTCCAATTGTCAAAGACAAGCACTGGACACAGAGACATTTCTCCATCCCTTACACTCTGTCAACAGCAGCTGAGACTCTGAGACCCGCATTTAAAGGATCCACTTATGACATGAG gATGAGTGCAGAGGATCTTGAGATTCACCACCCTTCAGACACTCCTGGAAACAAAACCTTGTTACTTCTTAACGGCTCCCTAGGTGATGGTCTCAATGGTCTTCTGCAGAAGGGTAGAGGTATCCTGCGAGGCGGAAGCCTCCCCTCTCTGATTGATGTGTCATCACACCAGAATGaggatgacgatgatgatgatgctccTGAGAGTAACACTGATGCCTGCAAAGACAAAGAACAAGAAAAGCCATTGATTAAAGTAATAGTGGAACAAACCTTGTAG
- the si:ch211-106k21.5 gene encoding uncharacterized protein si:ch211-106k21.5, giving the protein MLCQRVALLISILLVRIGLVGGCVCPPATILSQFPSEVPADVCCLNFSGSFFSHVHWSVFTNETNIQTLDLSSCNITSLDITGTKTSTFQKVYLGHNKLKELPREFLANQPNLIELDLSWNLIQELPEGFLKDSENLQKLYLQENQLYILPGSVLQKPSLTVLDVDGNPWECSCMLLEGLEEGGKVNRTMRLLDLVGNLTCESPMHLAGRIVFSIKLTDVCRPAGLTALFITLPLLILSALILCWCCGRKRKKKEVPLSASKKRASSSSSNAQKHYKKQQPAATEQNKDLNEGILKNQLLLRPASTLLGSTRDIYEEVEIKLGSVESLPKEPSCCSSTEGKQGLQEPDGVSKTDLDTVSVTEVMKDSADREKAYMTQSTEYYSLVPGIELEDSDHGEYENVSLS; this is encoded by the coding sequence ATGCTTTGCCAGAGGGTTGCCCTGCTGATTTCCATCCTACTGGTGAGGATAGGGCTTGTGGGAGGATGCGTTTGTCCTCCAGCTACCATTTTGTCCCAGTTTCCCTCTGAGGTTCCCGCTGATGTCTGCTGCTTGAACTTCTCCGGTTCTTTTTTCAGCCACGTGCACTGGTCTGTGTTTACTAATGAGACAAACATCCAGACACTGGATCTCTCCTCCTGTAATATCACTTCTCTTGATATCACTGGCACGAAGACATCAACTTTTCAGAAGGTTTACTTAGGTCATAACAAACTAAAAGAGTTACCAAGGGAGTTTCTTGCCAATCAGCCAAACCTCATAGAGCTGGATCTGAGCTGGAACCTGATCCAGGAGCTTCCTGAGggttttttaaaggactctgaAAATCTCCAGAAGCTGTACCTGCAAGAAAACCAGCTCTATATCCTCCCTGGCTCTGTGCTGCAGAAGCCAAGCTTGACAGTGCTTGACGTGGATGGGAACCCCTGGGAGTGCTCCTGCATGCTACTGGAAGGTCTGGAGGAAGGCGGGAAGGTAAACAGGACTATGAGGCTTCTAGATCTGGTAGGGAACTTAACATGTGAATCTCCAATGCACCTTGCCGGCAGGATTGTGTTCTCTATTAAGCTAACAGACGTGTGCCGACCAGCCGGGCTCACAGCGCTCTTCATCACTCTCCCTCTTCTcatcctctctgctctgattctctgctggtgctgtggcaggaagaggaagaaaaaagaggtTCCTCTAAGCGCCTCCAAAAAGAGAGCTTCCAGTTCAAGTAGCAACGCTCAAAAGCATTACAAAAAGCAGCAACCTGCTGCCACAGAGCAGAATAAAGACCTCAATGAGGGGATCCTGAAGAACCAGCTGCTGCTACGTCCAGCATCCACCCTCCTGGGCAGCACCAGAGACATTTATGAGGAGGTGGAGATTAAACTGGGCTCAGTGGAGTCTCTGCCCAAAGAACCCTCATGTTGCTCCTCTACAGAGGGGAAGCAGGGTCTACAGGAGCCTGACGGGGTCAGTAAGACAGACCTGGACACAGTCAGTGTGACAGAGGTGATGAAAGACTCAGCGGACAGGGAGAAAGCTTACATGACTCAGTCCACTGAATACTACAGCCTGGTACCGGGGATTGAACTGGAGGACTCGGACCACGGCGAGTATGAGAACGTCAGCCTCTCATGA